A region of Solirubrobacterales bacterium DNA encodes the following proteins:
- a CDS encoding glucosyl-3-phosphoglycerate synthase — MSEGSSSTQSVGRAQLARSELWAKSNTFAGAEFSAARVAELRGATTISVVIPAKEAAMTVGRVAASCLRLRDAGAIDEVIVIDADSADGSAQAASAVGADVYQEGKLLPDFGPPAGKGDALWRGLSIASGDIIVFVDSDSEAFDGSFVTGLVGPLLVEDSLQLVKGAFDRPFTSSGVRIEGGGGRVNELVGRPLLNMYFPELAAMRQPLAGEIAARRSALVDLPFSTGYGVEIQLLIDFYKRFGLDAIAQSDIGERLNKHQQLEELAPMAYAVLSALLGRTEQPPPELAESGEFLGYFDGEVSYRDVTPRLRPPLSSLGAGSGA, encoded by the coding sequence GTGAGCGAGGGTTCGTCATCAACACAGTCGGTCGGCCGCGCGCAACTTGCGCGGTCCGAGCTGTGGGCCAAATCGAACACCTTTGCCGGCGCTGAGTTCAGCGCCGCCCGCGTCGCCGAATTGAGAGGCGCGACCACGATCAGTGTCGTCATTCCGGCGAAGGAAGCCGCGATGACAGTCGGGCGGGTCGCAGCCAGTTGCCTTCGCCTGCGCGACGCTGGAGCGATTGACGAAGTCATCGTGATCGACGCTGACTCGGCCGATGGCAGCGCACAAGCGGCCAGCGCCGTCGGCGCAGATGTCTACCAAGAGGGCAAGCTGCTCCCTGACTTCGGCCCGCCCGCGGGCAAGGGTGACGCGCTTTGGCGCGGGCTGAGCATTGCGAGTGGCGACATCATCGTGTTCGTCGATTCCGATTCCGAGGCGTTCGATGGTTCCTTCGTGACCGGCCTCGTTGGTCCGTTGCTGGTCGAGGACTCGCTGCAGCTCGTGAAGGGCGCGTTCGATCGGCCTTTCACCTCTTCTGGCGTGCGCATCGAGGGCGGCGGCGGCCGCGTCAACGAGCTCGTCGGCAGGCCGCTGCTGAATATGTATTTCCCTGAGCTTGCCGCAATGCGCCAGCCACTCGCCGGCGAGATCGCCGCGCGTCGCTCGGCGCTGGTTGATCTGCCTTTCAGCACTGGATACGGAGTCGAGATCCAACTTCTGATTGATTTCTACAAGCGCTTTGGCCTCGACGCGATCGCGCAGTCGGACATCGGCGAGCGGTTGAACAAGCACCAGCAACTCGAAGAGCTCGCGCCGATGGCCTACGCCGTGCTTTCGGCGCTGCTCGGCCGGACCGAACAGCCGCCGCCAGAGCTGGCCGAGTCCGGCGAGTTCCTCGGCTACTTCGACGGCGAGGTCAGCTACCGCGACGTCACGCCGCGGCTTCGTCCGCCACTCTCATCGCTCGGAGCTGGCAGTGGCGCTTAG
- a CDS encoding NAD(P)/FAD-dependent oxidoreductase, with protein sequence MSATPVAAESNETAEAVNHVDVLIVGAGLSGIGAARHLQQKLPDKSFLIVEMRERIGGTWDLFRYPGIRSDSDMYTLGYKFKPWVNAKSIADGPSILAYVTEAASETGVDQHIRFGKKVVAANFSTPDARWTVTLEDAKSGEQSEVTCDFLYGNTGYYRYDHGFNPEFPGIENFGGEVIRPQFWPEDLDYSGKRVVIIGSGATAVTILPAMTDKAEMVTMLQRTPSYLMTLPEKDPIAGFLFKVLGDKRGYAVTRWKNATQTLAFYHFCQRFPKLARKLLMCGIARQVKGSSVDVGKDFNPPYDPWDQRLCVVPSGDLFKALRRGKAEIVTDHIEAFTENGIKLKSGKELPADIVITATGLDLVPLGDIQISIDGVLGDAKDTVVYRGCMLSDVPNFAFTVGYTNASWTLKADLVAEYTCRVLKHMDETGADMVTPHNTDPSMKLEPLLDFPAGYVLRAIEKFPKAGSKAPWKLRMTYHQDYLDFNRAEIEDGNLHFDRAPRESAASGQAEAVAV encoded by the coding sequence ATGTCCGCCACGCCAGTCGCAGCTGAATCGAACGAGACCGCCGAAGCCGTCAATCACGTTGATGTCCTGATCGTCGGGGCCGGCCTGTCTGGAATCGGAGCCGCACGCCACCTGCAGCAGAAGCTCCCGGACAAGTCGTTTCTGATCGTCGAAATGCGCGAGCGCATCGGCGGCACCTGGGACCTCTTCCGCTATCCCGGCATCCGCTCGGACTCGGACATGTACACGCTCGGATACAAGTTCAAGCCCTGGGTGAACGCCAAGTCGATCGCCGACGGACCTTCGATCCTTGCCTATGTGACGGAAGCTGCGTCAGAGACCGGCGTTGATCAGCACATTCGTTTCGGCAAGAAAGTCGTCGCCGCGAATTTCTCCACCCCGGACGCGCGCTGGACCGTCACGCTCGAGGACGCCAAGAGCGGCGAGCAGAGCGAGGTCACCTGTGACTTCCTCTACGGAAACACCGGCTACTACCGCTACGACCACGGCTTCAACCCTGAGTTCCCCGGCATCGAGAACTTCGGCGGCGAAGTCATTCGTCCGCAGTTCTGGCCCGAGGACCTCGACTACTCGGGCAAGCGCGTCGTGATCATCGGAAGCGGCGCGACCGCCGTGACGATCCTCCCGGCGATGACCGACAAGGCCGAGATGGTCACGATGCTCCAGCGCACTCCGAGCTACCTGATGACCCTTCCCGAGAAGGACCCGATCGCCGGCTTCCTCTTCAAGGTGCTCGGCGACAAGCGCGGCTACGCAGTCACGCGTTGGAAGAACGCCACGCAGACGCTCGCTTTTTACCACTTCTGTCAGCGCTTCCCGAAGCTCGCCCGCAAGCTCCTGATGTGCGGAATCGCCCGACAGGTGAAGGGCTCATCGGTTGACGTCGGCAAGGACTTCAACCCGCCGTACGACCCGTGGGACCAGCGCCTCTGCGTCGTCCCCAGCGGAGACCTCTTCAAGGCGCTGCGTCGCGGCAAGGCCGAGATCGTGACCGATCACATCGAGGCCTTCACCGAGAACGGCATCAAGCTGAAGTCGGGCAAAGAGCTCCCGGCAGACATCGTGATCACGGCAACTGGGCTCGACCTGGTCCCGCTCGGAGACATCCAGATCTCGATCGACGGAGTGCTCGGCGACGCCAAGGACACGGTCGTCTACCGCGGCTGCATGCTCTCTGATGTGCCGAACTTCGCCTTCACGGTTGGATACACGAATGCGTCGTGGACGCTGAAGGCCGACCTCGTGGCCGAATACACCTGCCGCGTCCTCAAGCACATGGACGAGACGGGCGCAGACATGGTCACCCCGCACAACACCGATCCGAGCATGAAGCTCGAGCCGCTCCTTGACTTCCCGGCCGGATACGTCTTGCGCGCGATCGAGAAGTTCCCGAAGGCCGGTTCGAAGGCGCCCTGGAAGTTGCGCATGACCTACCACCAGGACTATCTCGATTTCAACCGCGCCGAGATCGAGGACGGCAATCTGCACTTTGATCGTGCCCCGCGGGAATCTGCGGCGTCCGGGCAGGCCGAGGCAGTCGCTGTCTGA
- a CDS encoding TetR/AcrR family transcriptional regulator — translation MASPTKSPERGRRAKRPTGDEREQLIRETLESLLASKNFHEISIDDLAKGAGISRPTFYFYFESKEAVLLSLLDAIVSQADAASDAAQAALDRDPARFLRDSLSAYFHYFGEHRNVSVAGSEASAANPQVRSLWNEVRERWVSAAVSAIEAERARGAAPEGLPARDLAIALLNMNEGVLFSSFAGEQPAVDEDHVVDVLTDVWLKAIYGGQPPEPAQT, via the coding sequence ATGGCTTCCCCCACCAAGTCCCCCGAGCGCGGCCGTCGCGCCAAGCGACCGACCGGCGACGAGCGCGAACAATTGATTCGCGAGACGCTCGAGTCGTTGCTCGCGTCAAAGAACTTCCACGAGATCTCGATCGACGACCTGGCCAAGGGCGCCGGGATCTCGCGACCGACCTTCTACTTCTACTTCGAGTCCAAAGAGGCCGTTCTGCTTTCTTTGCTCGACGCGATCGTCAGCCAGGCCGACGCGGCAAGCGACGCGGCCCAGGCTGCGCTTGATCGCGACCCCGCACGCTTCCTGCGCGATTCGCTCTCGGCCTACTTCCACTACTTCGGCGAGCACCGGAACGTTTCGGTCGCAGGCAGCGAGGCAAGCGCGGCCAACCCCCAGGTGCGCTCGTTGTGGAACGAAGTGCGTGAGCGCTGGGTCAGCGCGGCGGTCTCGGCGATTGAAGCCGAACGCGCACGCGGCGCGGCTCCCGAGGGCCTGCCGGCTCGCGATCTGGCGATCGCACTCTTGAACATGAACGAGGGTGTGTTGTTCTCTTCCTTCGCCGGCGAGCAGCCTGCGGTGGACGAGGACCACGTCGTGGACGTCCTCACTGACGTCTGGCTGAAGGCGATCTACGGCGGTCAACCGCCCGAGCCGGCACAGACCTAG
- a CDS encoding DEAD/DEAH box helicase produces MERVPSTRWENLFEVDNAPSEQLVELAHESGQAPFLVDLPDELNPRVAAALAATGIEKLYGHQLQCFDEAMGVGDSRGGNVIVTTGTASGKSLCFNLPVLHTLASDTKARALYLYPTKALAQDQARKLGQLGTAIEKHGRGRSATLRHAIYDGDTPSGERRQIRERSNLVLSNPDMLNQGVLPNHRQWADFFANLAWIVVDEAHVYRGVFGSHVANVLRRLRRIAAAYGTDPRIIMTSATIANPLQLAERLSGEKFQLVDRDSGPHPDRQIAMWNTPLLDEKAGTRGSALGEASSMLVKLVRADIRTIVFMKSRRGVELIHRFATDALADRPDLAEAVMPYRAGYTAAQRREIEQKLASGQLKAVIATSALELGIDIGALDAAIVTTFPGTVASLRQMWGRAGRDHEGLAVYIAGEDALDQFFCRHPDEFLERPVEAAILDPWNESVHLRHLHAAVYELPLRPADSEFFGESVTEFATQLVAAGAVREDGGRWLPRGEDFPAARIALRSASADNFHIVDSDSGEVMGTVEAERAFTTTHPGAVYLHIGRQYEIDELDPNSRTVVARPFTGDWYTQPKFETDTFIEKVEESRPIAAGTLNFGHVAVTEQVIAYQRKSISDHETLSLESLDLPPQHFMTQALWYTLDDVEPGGELPLDVLQGSLHAAEHSQIAVLPLIAMCDRWDIGGLSTAFHPQTGKPTIFIYDGHPGGVGITRRGFEQFERLTTDAMRLIAECKCETGCPSCIQSPKCGNLNEPLHKAGAHKLLGSLIG; encoded by the coding sequence ATTGAGCGGGTGCCAAGCACCCGCTGGGAAAACCTCTTCGAAGTAGACAACGCGCCGAGCGAACAACTCGTCGAGCTCGCGCACGAGTCTGGCCAAGCGCCCTTCCTCGTTGATCTGCCCGACGAGTTGAACCCGCGCGTCGCGGCAGCTCTCGCTGCAACCGGAATCGAAAAGCTCTACGGCCACCAGCTCCAGTGCTTTGACGAGGCGATGGGAGTCGGCGACTCGCGCGGCGGCAACGTGATCGTCACGACCGGAACCGCCAGCGGCAAGTCGCTCTGCTTCAACCTGCCGGTGCTGCACACGCTCGCTTCAGACACCAAGGCTCGCGCGCTCTACCTCTACCCGACCAAAGCGCTCGCGCAGGATCAGGCCAGAAAGCTCGGACAACTCGGCACAGCGATCGAGAAGCACGGCCGCGGCCGCTCCGCCACGCTGCGCCACGCGATCTACGACGGCGACACGCCCAGCGGCGAGCGCAGGCAGATCCGCGAACGCAGCAACCTCGTGCTCAGCAACCCCGACATGCTCAACCAAGGCGTGCTGCCGAACCACCGTCAGTGGGCCGACTTCTTCGCCAACCTCGCGTGGATCGTCGTTGACGAGGCGCATGTGTATCGCGGCGTCTTCGGCTCGCATGTCGCCAACGTACTGCGCCGCCTTCGCCGGATCGCCGCTGCCTACGGGACGGATCCGCGCATCATCATGACCAGCGCAACGATCGCCAATCCTTTGCAGCTGGCCGAGCGACTCTCGGGCGAGAAGTTCCAACTCGTGGACCGCGACAGCGGCCCCCATCCCGATCGCCAGATCGCAATGTGGAACACGCCGCTGCTCGACGAGAAGGCGGGCACGCGTGGAAGCGCGCTGGGCGAGGCGTCCTCGATGTTGGTGAAGCTCGTGCGCGCGGACATCCGCACGATCGTCTTCATGAAGTCGCGGCGAGGGGTCGAGCTGATCCATCGCTTCGCGACCGATGCGCTGGCCGATCGCCCTGATCTCGCTGAGGCAGTGATGCCTTACCGCGCCGGCTACACCGCAGCGCAGCGCCGCGAGATCGAGCAAAAGCTCGCTAGCGGCCAACTCAAAGCGGTAATTGCAACGAGTGCGCTCGAACTCGGGATCGACATCGGCGCGCTCGATGCCGCGATCGTCACCACGTTTCCCGGGACCGTCGCGTCGCTGCGCCAGATGTGGGGCCGCGCCGGCCGCGACCACGAGGGCCTTGCGGTCTACATCGCTGGGGAGGACGCGCTCGACCAGTTCTTCTGCCGCCATCCCGATGAGTTTCTCGAGCGCCCGGTCGAGGCGGCGATCCTTGATCCCTGGAACGAGTCGGTCCACCTGCGCCACCTCCACGCCGCCGTCTATGAGCTTCCGCTCCGTCCCGCCGACTCGGAGTTTTTCGGCGAATCCGTCACGGAGTTTGCAACGCAGCTCGTCGCGGCCGGCGCCGTGCGCGAAGACGGCGGTCGCTGGCTGCCACGCGGCGAGGACTTCCCGGCGGCGCGGATCGCCCTGCGCTCGGCGAGCGCCGACAACTTCCACATCGTTGACTCCGATAGCGGTGAAGTGATGGGCACCGTCGAGGCCGAGCGGGCATTCACCACTACTCACCCCGGCGCCGTTTATCTGCACATCGGTCGTCAGTACGAGATCGACGAACTCGATCCCAACTCGCGGACCGTCGTCGCGCGCCCGTTCACGGGCGATTGGTACACGCAGCCAAAGTTCGAGACCGACACGTTCATAGAGAAGGTCGAGGAGTCCCGCCCGATCGCCGCCGGCACGCTGAACTTCGGCCACGTCGCCGTGACCGAGCAGGTGATCGCCTACCAGCGCAAGTCGATCAGCGACCACGAGACGCTTTCATTGGAGTCGCTCGACCTGCCGCCCCAGCACTTCATGACGCAAGCGCTCTGGTACACGCTTGACGACGTTGAGCCCGGTGGCGAGCTACCGCTCGACGTGCTCCAGGGCTCGCTGCACGCCGCCGAGCACTCCCAGATCGCTGTGCTGCCGTTGATCGCAATGTGCGACCGCTGGGACATCGGTGGGCTTTCGACGGCCTTCCACCCCCAGACGGGCAAGCCGACGATTTTCATCTACGACGGGCACCCCGGCGGCGTCGGAATCACGCGGAGGGGCTTCGAGCAGTTCGAGCGCCTGACCACCGATGCGATGCGCCTGATCGCCGAGTGCAAGTGCGAGACCGGTTGCCCGAGCTGCATCCAGAGCCCCAAGTGCGGGAATCTCAACGAGCCGCTGCACAAGGCAGGCGCGCACAAACTTCTGGGCTCGTTGATCGGCTGA
- a CDS encoding M23 family metallopeptidase produces the protein MMFFSSQFYKTLALLTVLTALLAPQAFAADGGTSPSTDNEKPTGGASVGGSTEARRAPVLTIYKLSDTALADGSAMNLQYRFNAPAKRVRVRAIVRTGRGTYIKTLELGVRSTNVTQKTSLTANELGVRRAGSFKLRLTAKDEKKRAAKRAKKIPAWRNFTFTNRRFPLTGPFSFGSDEARFGAGRSGRSHQGQDVTADPGTRIVAPYGGVVSYATFQADAAGYYVVLRGDDGRDYVFMHMLEGSTAVKAGQRVTTGQTIGKVGSSGRSSGPHLHFEIWIDGPWQLGGKPIDPLPLLKSWLASGPGGAIRTSIAGSTAHATEGPLD, from the coding sequence ATGATGTTTTTCAGCTCGCAGTTCTACAAAACGCTCGCACTCTTGACCGTGCTGACCGCGCTACTTGCGCCGCAGGCCTTCGCAGCTGACGGCGGCACGTCGCCGAGCACCGACAACGAGAAGCCTACCGGCGGGGCTTCGGTCGGCGGGTCCACCGAGGCCAGGCGCGCGCCCGTTCTGACGATCTACAAACTCAGCGACACGGCTCTCGCCGACGGCAGCGCGATGAATCTGCAATATCGCTTCAACGCTCCGGCCAAGCGAGTCCGCGTGCGCGCGATCGTGCGCACCGGCAGGGGCACTTACATCAAGACTCTTGAGCTGGGCGTGCGCAGCACGAACGTCACGCAGAAGACTTCACTCACGGCCAACGAACTCGGCGTGCGACGCGCCGGCAGCTTCAAGCTTCGCCTCACCGCGAAGGACGAAAAGAAGCGCGCGGCAAAGCGTGCCAAGAAGATCCCTGCCTGGCGCAACTTCACGTTCACAAACCGTCGCTTTCCGCTCACTGGTCCGTTCAGCTTTGGCAGCGACGAGGCGCGCTTTGGCGCTGGTCGCTCCGGACGTTCGCACCAGGGGCAGGATGTGACCGCCGATCCCGGCACGCGAATTGTTGCGCCCTACGGCGGAGTCGTCAGTTATGCCACGTTCCAGGCAGACGCGGCGGGCTATTACGTAGTCCTGCGCGGAGATGACGGCCGCGACTACGTCTTCATGCACATGCTCGAAGGCTCGACTGCAGTGAAAGCCGGCCAGCGGGTCACAACCGGTCAAACAATCGGAAAGGTGGGCTCGTCTGGCCGTTCGAGCGGGCCACACCTGCACTTTGAGATCTGGATCGACGGCCCCTGGCAGCTCGGCGGAAAGCCGATCGATCCGCTGCCCTTGCTGAAGTCGTGGCTCGCGAGCGGACCCGGCGGTGCGATTCGTACGAGCATCGCTGGCAGCACGGCTCACGCGACCGAAGGACCGCTCGACTGA
- a CDS encoding N-acetyltransferase, whose product MAILRPEQPGDAAEIAAIHVAAFEDASEAELIARLRVSEVWVPELSLLVQQEEQLVAHALLSQVVAGESEALVLGPIAILPDHQRGGLGTALVRMGLERARALKYECVVAIGPGDFLANCGFRPARGRGLTIEMDVPDENFCVAELAPMGVTPGPVLFPEEWTA is encoded by the coding sequence ATGGCAATCCTGAGACCAGAGCAACCCGGCGACGCAGCTGAGATCGCCGCGATTCATGTGGCGGCGTTCGAGGATGCATCTGAAGCCGAGTTGATCGCGCGTCTGAGGGTCAGCGAGGTCTGGGTCCCCGAGCTGAGCCTTCTGGTTCAGCAGGAAGAACAGCTCGTCGCCCACGCACTGCTCAGCCAAGTTGTCGCGGGCGAGTCGGAGGCCCTTGTGCTCGGGCCGATTGCGATCCTTCCAGACCACCAACGTGGCGGCCTTGGGACCGCACTGGTGCGAATGGGTCTTGAGCGCGCCCGCGCCCTGAAGTACGAATGCGTCGTCGCTATCGGCCCCGGTGATTTTCTCGCCAACTGCGGATTCCGACCCGCCCGTGGCCGCGGGCTTACCATTGAGATGGACGTACCCGACGAGAACTTTTGCGTCGCTGAACTGGCACCGATGGGCGTGACCCCTGGACCAGTACTTTTTCCTGAAGAATGGACTGCATGA
- a CDS encoding glycerophosphodiester phosphodiesterase has protein sequence MKRIGHKGAHTVEHGNTAASFHAARGLAVDMIEFDIMRYPYEDRHDGKLVLAHDPSDAAEREGRTLLTMEQGLDVLASPEFADIGLDVDMKHRGFEMQVIDALRERNLLSRTMITTMHAESLKLINEHMQLGEVKLGLTIPKVTKDWLNMPSVVRPIIVAGVIEHRLRQPTRVAKLIEAGDIQAVMAFYSLISPRLVKAVHDAGGELYAWTVDDAATIERLFAMGVDGIVSNDPRLFDEAAGRAAA, from the coding sequence ATGAAGCGCATCGGACACAAGGGCGCCCACACAGTTGAACACGGCAATACGGCAGCGAGCTTTCACGCCGCGCGCGGACTCGCCGTGGACATGATCGAGTTCGACATCATGCGTTATCCCTACGAGGACCGCCATGACGGCAAGCTTGTTCTCGCGCACGACCCGAGTGACGCCGCAGAACGTGAGGGCAGGACGCTGCTGACCATGGAGCAGGGCCTCGACGTGCTCGCCTCGCCCGAGTTCGCAGACATCGGCCTCGACGTAGACATGAAGCACCGCGGCTTCGAGATGCAAGTGATCGACGCACTGCGCGAGCGCAATCTGCTCAGCCGCACGATGATCACAACGATGCACGCGGAGAGCCTCAAGCTGATCAACGAGCACATGCAGCTCGGCGAGGTCAAGCTCGGCCTGACGATCCCAAAGGTCACGAAGGACTGGCTGAACATGCCCTCTGTCGTCAGGCCGATCATCGTTGCCGGCGTGATCGAACACCGACTGCGCCAACCCACGCGGGTCGCCAAGTTGATCGAGGCCGGCGACATCCAGGCCGTCATGGCGTTCTACTCCTTGATCTCGCCGCGCCTCGTCAAAGCGGTGCACGACGCAGGCGGCGAGCTTTACGCATGGACTGTCGACGACGCGGCAACGATCGAGCGATTGTTCGCGATGGGCGTCGACGGGATAGTCAGCAATGATCCGCGACTGTTTGATGAAGCGGCGGGTCGCGCCGCGGCATAG